A stretch of the Lolium perenne isolate Kyuss_39 chromosome 3, Kyuss_2.0, whole genome shotgun sequence genome encodes the following:
- the LOC139837466 gene encoding uncharacterized protein At2g39795, mitochondrial-like produces MALHAARRAAALLRPAAAPLLRPTPAPAARFSSKAEYKAFVACLRDISASAQADKNHSGGSVRDKADSARAATHDGEILRVIDNVIRSQHRGLVEENSSDFPFEISENEGLTELTLTRSLKGETIEVLVSTPKLDQDGKDNEGLLSSLKENQEDEGNAPPEKYSLPVRVTVSKGDGSGLVFTCTANPDDIVIESLSMRRKSLGADEGDAVTYDEGPDFHELDKNLQETFHKYLELRGITPTATKLLHEYMISKDRRVLPKTASKDTRNNLVFLTKLHSFLKKD; encoded by the exons ATGGCCCTGCACGccgcccgccgcgccgccgctctcCTCCGCCCCGCAGCCGCGCCGCTCCTCCGGCCCACTCCCGCCCCAGCAGCGCGCTTCTCCTCCAAGGCGGAGTACAAGGCCTTCGTCGCCTGCCTCCGCGACATATCGGCCTCCGCCCAGGCCGACAAGAACCACTCCGGCGGCTCCGTCCGCGACAAGGCCGACTCCGCGCGCGCCGCCACCCACGACGGCGAGATCCTCCGCGTCATCGACAACGTCATACGCTCCCAGCACCGCGGCCTG GTTGAGGAGAATTCGAGTGACTTCCCTTTTGAAATCAGCGAAAATGAGGGGCTTACTGAGCTTACTCTTACAAGAAGTTTAAAGGGCGAGACGATTGAGGTCTTGGTTTCCACGCCCAAACTTGACCAGGATGGGAAGGACAATGAGGGTCTGCTGTCATCTTTGAAGGAGAATCAGGAAGATGAAGGCAATGCACCCCCAGAAAAATACAGCCTACCTGTCAGGGTCACTGTCTCCAAGGGTGATGGCTCAGGCCTGGTATTCACCTGCACTGCTAATCCTGATGATATCGTCATTGAGAGCTTGTCCATGAGGCGGAAGTCACTAGGGGCTGACGAAGGCGATGCAGTCACATACGACGAGGGCCCTGATTTCCA TGAGCTGGATAAGAACCTGCAGGAGACGTTCCATAAGTATCTGGAGCTGCGCGGTATCACGCCTACGGCCACAAAGCTGTTGCACGAGTACATGATCAGCAAAGACAGGCGCGTCTTGCCGAAGACAGCAAGCAAGGACACGCGGAATAATCTCGTGTTTCTGACGAAGCTGCACAGTTTCCTCAAGAAAGATTGA
- the LOC127325596 gene encoding uncharacterized protein At2g39795, mitochondrial-like gives MALLAAARRAATSSLPLLRASRGAAALLRPLAAAAARPMPFSSAAAVRPSSDDELLRVIKSEIKFADDCDDQDRVEEIPENFPFKITDKKGLNEITLTRTYQGEKIEVLVYMPSLVTGDEAEHDQDEDDKEKDDDQEDGEKAPKSTIPLTVTVSKSDGPSLEFTCTAYPDEILIDTLSVKQPAANDDEELIAYEGPDFNDLDENLQRAFHKYLELRGISPLTTNFLHEYMINKDSREYLFWLNKLKDFVKQ, from the exons ATggccctcctcgccgccgcccgccgcgccgccacctcctCCCTGCCCCTCCTCCGCGCGTCGCGCGGCGCCGCTGCCCTGCTCCGGcccctggccgccgccgccgcgcggccGATGCCCTTCTCATCGGCCGCCGCGGTGAGGCCCAGCTCCGACGACGAGCTCCTCCGCGTCATCAAGTCCGAGATCAAGTTCGCCGACGACTGCGACGACCAGGACCGG GTTGAGGAGATCCCAGAGAACTTCCCTTTCAAAATCACCGACAAGAAGGGGCTCAACGAGATCACTCTCACAAGAACTTACCAGGGCGAGAAGATCGAGGTGTTGGTCTACATGCCCAGCCTAGTCACCGGAGACGAGGCGGAGCATGACCAGGACGAGGATGACAAAGAGAAAGACGATGATCAGGAAGATGGCGAGAAGGCCCCGAAGTCCACCATCCCCCTCACAGTAACCGTCTCCAAGAGCGACGGCCCGAGCCTCGAGTTCACCTGCACGGCTTACCCTGACGAGATCCTGATCGACACCCTGTCCGTGAAGCAGCCTGCAGCGAACGATGATGAGGAGCTGATCGCATATGAGGGCCCCGATTTCAA CGACCTCGACGAGAACCTTCAGAGGGCGTTCCACAAGTACCTGGAGCTGCGTGGAATCTCGCCCTTGACCACTAACTTCCTGCACGAGTACATGATCAACAAGGACAGCCGGGAGTACCTCTTCTGGCTGAACAAGCTCAAGGACTTCGTCAAGCAGTAG